The Octopus sinensis linkage group LG9, ASM634580v1, whole genome shotgun sequence genomic sequence cttctcctcctcctcctcctcctcctcctcctcctcctccttcttcttcttcttcttcttcttcttcttcttcttcttcttcttcttattattattattattattattattattatttcgattTCACTTCTCAGATCTCACGATTTTACTTGCTCCGGTTAATTTTGTAAGAGCGGAGAGTAACATGTATTTAATGGTACCACGGGGTCTCTTTTTCCCCGTTACTTAACACCCAAGTAATCCTCGCTCTCCCAAATAGTgcagttttctgtgtgtgtgttctacgcTCAAGTCAATTCCAATAATATCtccaaatattaggttgtcccaaaagttcgtaaacacttgcgaaaattgaatttttactcgccaagtactaacaaaaacaacaaaaattattcctcaaaataaagaccattattttccaagactttctacgaacttttgggacaaccttatattttcTCAAACCTGTTTGTTAGTGAACCCGGTGCCCCAACAACTATTGGGTTTACAGTTTCTTTCTTCATTACCCACATTCGTGTAATTTCGTCATTTTGTAGCTtatacttttcaatcttttccaGCTCTTGGTCCCCAACACGGGCGTCCCcatgtatagtaatatttattATCTTGGCTTCCTTCTTACAATCATCCACTGCAAAAATGTTTGGTTTCCGAGAATCATTTAGTAAATCCAGTTCGGTTGTAAAATCCCACAAGACCTTATACTTGTTATTCGCGTTGATGCCTTCTGATTTATGCTCGTACCATTTCTGTGTTCTTTCAAGACCATACTTCTCACACAACCTCCAGTGAACAATCTTAGTTACATTATCATGTCCCCTCTTGTATGGCGATTGGGCCAGTTTGATACACTCACTCACTATacgtctgtacatacatacatacatacatacaatccatcgctggaattgtaaaaatctgagaaactttccagaagtttgtcatttaaatatatatgagcatgtctagatatgtaactctatgcataacaatacatacataaaacatatgaatctgcacatacatacatacatacatacatacatacatacatacatacatacatacatacatacatacatacatacaatccatcgctggaattgtaaaaatctgaaaaactttccagaagtttatcatttaaatatatatgagcatgcctaGGTATGTAAcactatgcatgagaatacatacataaagcatacaaatcttcacatacatacatacatacatacaacatacatacatacatacatacatacatacatacatacatacacacatacacacatacacacatacacacatgcatacatacatacatacatacatacatacatacatacatacatacatacatacatacatacatacatacaaacaaaatcaccctgttgttgatattgaaattccaatgaaggaaccttggatctaggttaaaaaccggttctttctttattggcaagaaatcttgaaataaactgaataattacatacatacatacatacatacatacatacatacatacatacatacatacatacatacatacatacatacatacatacatgcatgcatacatacatacatacatacatacatacatacatacatacatacatacatacaatccatCGCTGGAATTGTACAAATCtgaaaaactttccagaagtttatcatttaaatatatatgagcatgtctagatatataactctatgcatgagaatacatacataaaacatacgaatctgcacatacatacatacatacatacatacatacatacatacatacatacatacatacatacatacatacatacatacatacaaaaacaccctgttgctgatgtttaAATTCCAACGAAGGAACCTTAGATCTAGGTCATAAACCggtttttctctattggcaagaaatcttgaaataaactgaataatgacatacatacagtgaaggcgcgtggtttagtggttaggctaATCGACTCATTATCGTAAGGTCatgtgttcgattcccggcggcgcgttgtgtcctttagcaagacactttatttcacgttgctccagttcactcagctgacaaaaatgatttGTACTTGCAATACAAAACGACTGGCCTCTTCACATtttctgtcacgctgaatctccctgagaactgcggtaagggtacgcgtgtctgtgaatgctcagccacttgcacgttaatttcacgagcaggctgttccgttcatcggacCAACTGGCAGCCTCCACGTCGTAAGCGATGGAGAGCCAGttaacatacatagatgcatgcatacatacatacatacatacatacatacatacatacatgcatgcatgcgtgcgtgcatgcatacatacatacatacatacatacatacatacatacatacatacatacatacatacatgcatacatgcatgcaagcatacatacatacgtacgtacgtacgtgcgtacatacatacatacatacatacatacatacatacatacatacatacatacatacatttcacgttgctccagtccactcagttgtaaatgGGTGTCCCTGCGATGAACTGGCATTCCGTTCAGGAGGAATGTTGGTCTACCAGCCTACCCAGTGAAGTGGCATCATTCGTAAGCTACAACAATATGAGAAAGCGTATTGTGATCAGCGATAAATAACAACATGTAGTTGTTTGATCTCTCTTTAGTTCATGAGCATTTTCAATTAAAAACCCCAAATTCACTAAAACTGCTCGACATTTCAATCGGTGATATCTCCTACCGATTCAAAGCAAAGAAAAATCTACCTCTTGATGCTGGACCTTCTCTTCAGTCAGAAATTATTTTGGCCCAAATATGCTCAAGTGGGGCTCACATTGACATACTGTACTCACGGTTGGAACTACGCAGGTCTTTTAGATAAGAAAGCAACCTATCCAGGAAAATCAAGTATGTGATCCAACTGACTGTCACCAATACACTCAAGTCTTTAACCCACAGTTGCCCTGCTTCTTTTCTCTGTCAATTCTCTTTGTTTATTACCACCTTCATCGAAGCCCACGCCGTCTTCCATCGACACCCACGCGACTCCTTCATCGACGTCCACGCGACTCCTCCATCGAAGCCCACGCGGCTTCTCCATCTCCCTTTCTTCGCTCACCCAATCTGATTCTCTCCTTTTAGACCAATGCAAACCACTGTGCTAAATCCTATCTCCACTCCCCACGGTTTCGTTACTGCCGTTAATTTGCTCGTGTTTGACGCTGAACATCGACCTCAGCAATAATCACAAGTCCCCGAGGGCATTAAAACATCTATTGAGAACCACTTTCATTCCAATCACCACATCTATTAATCATCGTTCAGTGAATTGAGCTGTCATCATCTTGCATCTGGGAGTTAACAGCCGGAGAGGCGCCATTTTTCAGTAGATAGAACATATTTTCAACTGAATACACTGAAGTCCATGAAATGGTCATGCCGAAAGATACA encodes the following:
- the LOC115215409 gene encoding uncharacterized protein LOC115215409, producing MYRRIVSECIKLAQSPYKRGHDNVTKIVHWRLCEKYGLERTQKWYEHKSEGINANNKYKVLWDFTTELDLLNDSRKPNIFAVDDCKKEAKIINITIHGDARVGDQELEKIEKYKLQNDEITRMWVMKKETVNPIVVGAPGSLTNRFEKI